The Etheostoma spectabile isolate EspeVRDwgs_2016 chromosome 4, UIUC_Espe_1.0, whole genome shotgun sequence sequence TGTGTTCTGGCCAGTGGGCTTGCTGACAGGGGTAATCACAGTAGCTGGTGTTCCAGCAGCAGTAGAAGATGGCCTCTTTCCTGCAGTTAGCACACCActgtttcttctttgtttcaTCCACTGATTGCTGCTTCTCCAGCTCCATCTGTTTCTTTACCTCAGTCaccaacctctctctctcctgttccAGACTTTGCCTCATCTCTGCCATTGTCAGCTCTACATTGACATATGCATAAGTATGATCAAACACAAGTAAAACTCATTACACAGTTTTGGGGAGTGAAGACTACACGTATAGTACTTTGCTGATTTGCAGTTCTCACCAAGATTGTGCTTCATTTCTGACAACTCTTGTTGATGCAGCCACTGTAATTTTTCTATTTCGATTCTCAGTCGTCTTATCTGAATTAAAAACCCATGGGAAAGTTAAGGGTAACATGCAAAGTCAATGTTATGATCTGAATAGTATTCAGTCGCCACAGGGCCAAGAGCAAACACCTACCTCTGCTATTGTATTTCCTGAAGTACTCTTAGAAAGGTCATTGTAGATTTCAGTCATTGTACCTTTGATTGCATCCATTATCTGAAAAAGAGTATaccataatataatataaaaaatgttttatggatggataaaattgacaataacagaagaatcagaatcagaataagaatcagctttattgacccggtatgaagacacatacaaggaattttcctttggagcatagttgctcacaacaaacaatatatacacactaatatagacacactaatatatacatactttaaacagaaacaatgtagagagatgagtgcaatgaagagtccaatacattatattacaatatgaacagtatgactAATCTGGTTTCTATGTCTTGTCGTCTTCAAGTCTCGTTTTATGTACAAGTCAAAAATATATAGTTTGAAAGCTATCCAGGACtggtatttactgtatttaagtGTATTAGACACCAGGAATTTGTACATTTCACTCCCAGAGAAATAAAACTAATTTGTCTCAGGGCTTGTTTTCATCTAGGTTATTAAGCCAAAGAATGATCAGTCAGTGCTGAAGTCCAGTGGATTTGACAccttacaaaacaaatgtaaattaaaaattgTACTAACTTTATTTGTGTACTTGGCAATGTCTGCAGCTGCATCCGCTGAGGCAGTGGGGATATACAGGTCGGATGCCACCGGTGAAGATGTAGCAGCTGTGCCTAAACTTGATGCTGCAATCATGGCAACAGCAGCAGGACTACTGGATACCAGGGTGACAGCTGACGTGGATGTGTCTTTTTGTTGAACAGCtagaattagaaaaaaaaatattattcagAAACATCATTATGGACAATCTGAATTTGTGAAATATTTAGCATTTGTTGCCGTATAGGGTCAattgaaatatttttgaaaCACTATTATATGAAGGACTATTGATATACATTTACTGGCCCTATACTGTCAAGTCGTTATTGAATACTTGTTATctacctttaacagcctgtcTGGTCTGATAGCGAGTGCTTTGTGAAGACTGCTGTGTTGATGATGAGGATCCTGCTGTCGAGCCATTCCCAGTGGCCTGTGTCTGGGTCAGCGATTGACCCTGGCCTTGCCTGGGCGACGACGGCTGCGTCTGCGTGGTTGCCACAGGTTGCTGGTTCTGTTGCTGACGCTGCACCTTTTGCATGTGCCACTTCTGAGAGGAGGTCTGAAATTTGGCAGTGGGATTCCACACCACAGCTCTCTGCACTACCGGCACGGTCTCTCTGGGCAGCAGAGGACGCTGTTTTTTCAAAGCTGGTGTGGTGGAGgctgaggaggatgaagaggggGGTGTTGCGGTGGAACTGGACACAGTTGCAAGGCTTATGGTTGCGGGTGAGGGAGTAGTGAAAGAGACCATGGTGACAGGAATGGCCATAGGGGACTGTGTGGAAACACTAGAGGGTGTGGAGGGAGCTGTGCTGTTTTGAGATGGGATTGTTGATGAGGTCAGGGCTTTACCTACAAGGCAAAGTACTAACATTAGTTTTCAGTTTCGCCTTTAAAGTTGATGATATTTTCACATATTGCATATGCTAAAAATTGGCATTACATGCAGGGGGTGTTTGATTATTTCTATTGGGATCAGCAGAGAAAAGTACACTCACCTTCAGGTTTACCAGCAGATGACTCTTTAACAGTGGCGTTGTctttcctgctcctcctcctgtccTTGCCTCCCTGTTCCTCTCCGAGGTCAATAACCAGCTCTCTCTCTGAGTCAGAATCCTCCACTGGCGCACGTTGTTTTGCCTCTTCTTTCACTTGAGCCTTCTCCCTAAGACCAGTTGATGGTGGAGGTGCTTTGGTCTGCTCTGGGCTCTCCATTTCCGAATCTGTGCTCATTTTCTCTTTAGGTGAAGCATTTGATGCTGTTGCAGTGGCGTCGCCTGCTGCAGTCTCGGCTGCCACGAGCGAATCAGCTTTACCATCCTTATCTTGGCTCACAGAAGGTTGGTCTTTGACTTTACTTTTGGTAGGCTCCTTCTGGGCTTCATCAGTAGGTGCTGAATCCCAGGCATCTTTAGTCTTTTGCTCCTCATCACTGGCATACTCACTGTCACTGGAGTCAGATTTATCAGAGTCTTCTGAGTCACTGTGTTCCACACCTTTATACACATCAACAGAGATTTCCTCTATACCTGCAAAACAAGGTAATAGGATGGATATATCAAACCGCCATTCAATATCTTATATGTTATAGGGTTCAGCTAGTAAGGAGCAAGCAAAACTAAGCAAGAATCCAAATTATTAGATACCTCACCACAATACAACATCCCATCCCCACAATGTGTTAAGCAATTCTTCTGTTACGGCAATGATTGCGCCGACAATCAACAATTGCATTACTTCAGAGGAGTTAAAACAGGAATGTCttcaaatgtaaaaattaaaaaattaaaaaaaaagggttcaaAGAAATGACACTAGATAAGTATGGAAATTGAATAGTATTATTGTGTGAGAATGTAAAAAAtagtggtgatgatgatgaatataattattattatcattatggtTATCATCATTATTTAGGATATTATTCACCTTAGGGTggcaatgtactgtataaaagTACTGACCCTTAATGGGTGGGCGTGTATgcatatatactttatatatatatatatatattatatatatatatatatatatatatgaataaataaaaggtataTAAGGTAAGTGTATGCATGCACGTTGTATGTTTGTAGAAAGTCATCTGGGTAAGTGTATATGTTCTTTAGTTGTTCTAAACAAGACTTTCTTgtcttgtttagtttttttccttgACAAAGTGTTTGTTACCCTTACAAATGTAAAAAGGGGGGGCCTGATATAAGTTGAAGCTTCTGATCCTACCCTTTGGTTAGGACAAAtacaattcattcattcaatcttCCAGAAATTTCTATATTTTCTATACATACTCTACTGACCCAACTGTGCCTTGCAACTCTCAATGGTTTTGTCCAAGTTCAGCTGGAAACGGCTCTTGATCTGTCTTTTTGGAGAGGTGAGGACTGGTGTGGCTCCTTGTTTCTGCTGAACCGTTTCACTAAGCTCCTTAAGGTCCATTTCTGCTTTACTCCGATCTGGAAGAAAATTTCAAACAGCAaaatgtgcagaaaaaaaagacaattattcCTAGCAGACTCATGTCCAACGGTGACCTGTATTTGCTCACACAGAATGTATTAAGTACTTTAATGCATATAACATGATTGCCATAAGATTCACCTAGATTGAGGTTCAGAATGCTTCCTGTTGGTGGCGTTTTCTCCTGCTTGGACCCGCCAGGAGCCTGAGAGTGGAATGGTTTAGGGCTGTCCAAGGAACTGCCTGCAGGACAAGGTCGAGGATGGGCAGGCGATGCTGATAAGAAATGTTTACTGTTAAATTAAGTCTCCTCCCATTAGACACAACATACTTGTTCATACACTTAAATGGAACTGGTGAAATACCTGTACAGTCCATGGACTCTTCTCCTGTACTGTACTGGCTGTTTGGAGCTTTTGTCTGGGACTTGTCAGCTGGGTCATGTTCCCCATCCGAACCAGTATGGGCAGAGGAGTTGGTGCTCATGGGGGAGCGAGGCATATCACTGAGAGGGAGCCGTCGGCCTGCTGTGCTCCCTCCCACCCCAGACAACATGGTCCTAGTCAAAGGGATCTTGGGTGAGGCAGTCATATCAAAGCTCAGCTTAATCTTCTCCTGTTTCTCAGGTTTGATCGGGGTGGAAGAGGGGTTGGAGGGATCCAGCAGCATCTGGAAGTTGTTGTCAGGAGTGTAGGGGGTCCTGAAGGGGGCATAGTTAAATACTCCAAACTTCTTCCTCATGTTCTCCACATAGACCTCCATCTCTTGCATGGCACTGTTAAAGATGCTCTTGGTCTTCTTCACAGAGAAAGGGATCTCTTTGGACATGAGGTAGCAATTGTTTAAAGGAACCCAAGCCCTGAATGATAAAGATTCACATCATAAAGAAAGATTGACATGTGCCTAAGTAACTTAGTAACTGAAGCATAAATGGCTGATACCTGTCATGCTGACCAAAAAAACGAGCATCCACTTGTCCATCTTTGTCCCGCAGAGCTTTAGCAGGCCAGAATGGAAATCCTTTCAGTTTGGCCCACACTAGAGGGTGTGGGTTACTCTGCACACATagagaaaaacactgaaataagggcgctttcacacctgtagtttggTGGACTCAGTGTGATTTGGAGGTGAAGttgcaacattgttgcatttttcatttggtaCGGTTTTGCACTTTGTCAAATGCACTAAACACTGTAAACAAATGTCATGTGATCAAAAGGGACACTTGTCTAGTGGAAAGAATTTTGTATTAtatcctatttatttatttattacttctTGTATATTCTGTACATGTGCTGTCTGTCTGATATTTGGCTGCTGAAATAGCACTGAAATTCCCCAATTTAGAATCTATAACagtctatctatccatctatctatctatctatctgaaaCTGGCCAACACTACTGGTATAAGAAATAATGGTGCAACACCAAATCTTTGGGTTTTCTGGTTCTGCTttggtgtttctaatattttagatGAAGGCGACAATGAGCAGCTGACAGGCagcaaaggagagagagatgatgagaTGTGTTGTCACACAGACGAACAGCAATGTGTGCTCAGAACAGCTTATGGATCTGTAAGTAATCCTCTCTTAAAGCATATCTAAGTCCATAAATTGTGTGCAAGGTTTAAATTGCAGGCTAGTAAAGTAACTCGTTTTCTGGTTCACTTCTTTTATTTGGGTCGGCCTTCGTTCTCACCTGAAGTGAACCAAACTCTAGTTCACTTGGATGCAAACCGAGACCCTCGTTTTCAAGAGAGTTGATCAGAGCTGCAcagagtttgtttgtttgatccgCACCAGATTTGGGATGAGCTTTCACACCAGCCCAAACGAACTGGACTATCTGAACAAACGTTCCAGGGTTTGTTTTAAACGGACCAAACGAGGTAGATGTGAAAGCAACCTAAGTGATCTATGTTTGAAAGATAAACAAGTTGGTGGAATCATCAACAGAAACTTCAAGTTACTCAACTAGCTTACACAAGGCTCACAGAACCAGTTGTCTCTCTTTTGGCAAGCAGACAGATAACACTCAGGACAAACTTCAATCTCGTTCATCTGCAATTAAAGAATCAGAAGACATATCAAATCAAGTTTCAGTTCCCACGTTTAGTGTTTTAAATCAATCAACAAATCCAAATACCAAAATCTTTTGTTACCCAAACCACATACCCACCTCATGTTCACAGAtctttactatgactttagcTGTGGCTGTGAGTTTGTGATTGCCTGAAACAAGGACATACATTTATGATAAACAATTTGAATACACACTAGACAGGGTGATAATTAAATAGCGTTGTTATTGTATCATTATTGATAacatcatgttttcattttacaaatCCTGTTACTCAAATCAATTGTTCTGAGAAAATTgtaattaaaaactaataaaataagTAATCTGACAATCAACAGTGGAACACAGTGAACATCAATTACTAGACTATTTAAGGAAATAGTATATTTATATTCTTCTTACTAGCATAATATTGATTTAATCTGCTAGATTATTCTTAAAGAAAACTTCCACACAATGGAACATACCTCCATTGTATATAATACAGTTGTGCAAAATCCATTTTGCATCTGCCAAGAAGGCTTCTGTGCAgccatacattttctttttaatattctgcggcacaaaaagaaaagatggtgCCTGACTAACAAACTTTTAACGTTACTACATTCATGTTATCCAAGAAAAATGTGACAGTTTATGGTTTACCTTCTCAAGTGTGCAAAGATCCATTGGGTGAAAAATGTACTCAGCATAATCTGGATGCTGTTCAAGAGAGACAGGTTTCTGGAAGGGTTCGGTCTATAAAAGTGAGTAGACAGGAAAGAGAGTGAAGGAAAACAAACTCTCtgcacaacccccccccccccactacacATGCTACCACCATGCTATTACTAAAACAAATCTAAAAGCCGCTTCaaacaaaaagaggaaaatcaGTGGAGGAAGAAATCATGACGAGGTCTTGTTAGTGGTGTAATTGATTACCCAATTAAAAGTCTTTCTCTGCGTGGAAGCTGCATGGGGGGAGCGAGATGACAAGCGGGGATGATCctgaaagagagtgagaggggcAGCTGTATCCTCACCACCAGCTAGCATGTTTACCTTCATGGTTTCCAGCCATGACAGGCCCATTATAGTACAATGACTATGATTGTTAGTTATGTTATTAGAAATAATTTGCACATGCAAATCAATAATATATCATGCTTGACTGATATGTGGACAGGTAGTTCTTCAGGGTGCAGATCTCAACATCTGAGAGGACTGATGGGAATATGATGGTTGCATAAGCCATCCAAAACTTAAGACTGGCCAGAAAAGAACACATGCCAATATCCAAGTAATAAATCTGAATGTACAAGTAGAAAGGGCAGAAATGAGAATATACAGTGTACCTCATCTGTAATTAGATTGTCTGTATCAAAACAATAGAATCAGTTTGGTAGCATGAATTCCCTAGAAAGACAGAGGGACCAGAGTACTTACACCTGGCTGTTTCATCTTCTGAAGGGCAAACTTTAGTAGGTAAGACAGCTGCTCTATAGTTAGCATCATCATGGCTTTGCTCTGAGTCTCTATACACTCAGCAACTGTTATTTTCTGAAAGACATCAAGAGgaaaatagttaaaaacatGCATCGTTGCAACAgaatgtacagtggtgtgaaaaggtgtttgccccttcctcatttcctgttccttgcatgtttgtcacacttaagtgttcggaacatcaaaccaattaaacaatagtcaaggacaacacaagtaaccacaaatgcaattgtaaatgagGTGttatattaaaggtgaaaaaaatccaaaccatcatggccctgtgtgaaaaagtgattgccccccttgttacaacatactataactgtggttgtccacacctgagttcaattctcTAGCCAcaacccaggcctgattattgccacacctgttcacaatcaaggcatcacttaaataggagctgcttgacacagtaaggtccactaaagatccttaaaagcgtacacatcatgccgagacccaaaggaatcaggaacaattgagaagaaagtaattgagatctatcagtctggaaaagggttataaagccatttccaaagcattgggaatccagcgaaaccacagtgagagccattatccacaaatggtgaagacatggaacagtgtgtgaaccttcccaggagtggccggccgcccaaaattac is a genomic window containing:
- the zmynd8 gene encoding protein kinase C-binding protein 1 isoform X3 — encoded protein: MHPQSVAEEEETTEITTEVMEISTRSKVSDTGSTERMTQKRKIPSPSRSSNGHSSAETSPCPMKKKKKPGAVSSSKDQSELRHGPFYYVKQPALTTDPVDVVPQDGRNDFYCWLCHREGQVLCCELCPRVYHAKCLKLPAEPEGDWFCPECEKITVAECIETQSKAMMMLTIEQLSYLLKFALQKMKQPGDHPRLSSRSPHAASTQRKTFNWTEPFQKPVSLEQHPDYAEYIFHPMDLCTLEKNIKKKMYGCTEAFLADAKWILHNCIIYNGGNHKLTATAKVIVKICEHEMNEIEVCPECYLSACQKRDNWFCEPCSNPHPLVWAKLKGFPFWPAKALRDKDGQVDARFFGQHDRAWVPLNNCYLMSKEIPFSVKKTKSIFNSAMQEMEVYVENMRKKFGVFNYAPFRTPYTPDNNFQMLLDPSNPSSTPIKPEKQEKIKLSFDMTASPKIPLTRTMLSGVGGSTAGRRLPLSDMPRSPMSTNSSAHTGSDGEHDPADKSQTKAPNSQYSTGEESMDCTASPAHPRPCPAGSSLDSPKPFHSQAPGGSKQEKTPPTGSILNLNLDRSKAEMDLKELSETVQQKQGATPVLTSPKRQIKSRFQLNLDKTIESCKAQLGIEEISVDVYKGVEHSDSEDSDKSDSSDSEYASDEEQKTKDAWDSAPTDEAQKEPTKSKVKDQPSVSQDKDGKADSLVAAETAAGDATATASNASPKEKMSTDSEMESPEQTKAPPPSTGLREKAQVKEEAKQRAPVEDSDSERELVIDLGEEQGGKDRRRSRKDNATVKESSAGKPEGKALTSSTIPSQNSTAPSTPSSVSTQSPMAIPVTMVSFTTPSPATISLATVSSSTATPPSSSSSASTTPALKKQRPLLPRETVPVVQRAVVWNPTAKFQTSSQKWHMQKVQRQQQNQQPVATTQTQPSSPRQGQGQSLTQTQATGNGSTAGSSSSTQQSSQSTRYQTRQAVKAVQQKDTSTSAVTLVSSSPAAVAMIAASSLGTAATSSPVASDLYIPTASADAAADIAKYTNKIMDAIKGTMTEIYNDLSKSTSGNTIAEIRRLRIEIEKLQWLHQQELSEMKHNLELTMAEMRQSLEQERERLVTEVKKQMELEKQQSVDETKKKQWCANCRKEAIFYCCWNTSYCDYPCQQAHWPEHMKSCTQSATAPQQEPEAESTTDLPHKGLGQTSSGPNSLRDTPVSAPSDKDCDMEKSTDNVAVTLS
- the zmynd8 gene encoding protein kinase C-binding protein 1 isoform X4, with amino-acid sequence MHPQRLGEGKEYLSPHSIGVEFGSVAEEEETTEITTEVMEISTRSKVSDTGSTERMTQKRKIPSPSRSSNGHSSAETSPCPMKKKKKPGAVSSSKDQSELRHGPFYYVKQPALTTDPVDVVPQDGRNDFYCWLCHREGQVLCCELCPRVYHAKCLKLPAEPEGDWFCPECEKITVAECIETQSKAMMMLTIEQLSYLLKFALQKMKQPGTEPFQKPVSLEQHPDYAEYIFHPMDLCTLEKNIKKKMYGCTEAFLADAKWILHNCIIYNGGNHKLTATAKVIVKICEHEMNEIEVCPECYLSACQKRDNWFCEPCSNPHPLVWAKLKGFPFWPAKALRDKDGQVDARFFGQHDRAWVPLNNCYLMSKEIPFSVKKTKSIFNSAMQEMEVYVENMRKKFGVFNYAPFRTPYTPDNNFQMLLDPSNPSSTPIKPEKQEKIKLSFDMTASPKIPLTRTMLSGVGGSTAGRRLPLSDMPRSPMSTNSSAHTGSDGEHDPADKSQTKAPNSQYSTGEESMDCTASPAHPRPCPAGSSLDSPKPFHSQAPGGSKQEKTPPTGSILNLNLDRSKAEMDLKELSETVQQKQGATPVLTSPKRQIKSRFQLNLDKTIESCKAQLGIEEISVDVYKGVEHSDSEDSDKSDSSDSEYASDEEQKTKDAWDSAPTDEAQKEPTKSKVKDQPSVSQDKDGKADSLVAAETAAGDATATASNASPKEKMSTDSEMESPEQTKAPPPSTGLREKAQVKEEAKQRAPVEDSDSERELVIDLGEEQGGKDRRRSRKDNATVKESSAGKPEGKALTSSTIPSQNSTAPSTPSSVSTQSPMAIPVTMVSFTTPSPATISLATVSSSTATPPSSSSSASTTPALKKQRPLLPRETVPVVQRAVVWNPTAKFQTSSQKWHMQKVQRQQQNQQPVATTQTQPSSPRQGQGQSLTQTQATGNGSTAGSSSSTQQSSQSTRYQTRQAVKAVQQKDTSTSAVTLVSSSPAAVAMIAASSLGTAATSSPVASDLYIPTASADAAADIAKYTNKIMDAIKGTMTEIYNDLSKSTSGNTIAEIRRLRIEIEKLQWLHQQELSEMKHNLELTMAEMRQSLEQERERLVTEVKKQMELEKQQSVDETKKKQWCANCRKEAIFYCCWNTSYCDYPCQQAHWPEHMKSCTQSATAPQQEPEAESTTDLPHKGLGQTSSGPNSLRDTPVSAPSDKDCDMEKSTDNVAVTLS
- the zmynd8 gene encoding protein kinase C-binding protein 1 isoform X2; the protein is MHPQRLGEGKEYLSPHSIGVEFGSVAEEEETTEITTEVMEISTRSKVSDTGSTERMTQKRKIPSPSRSSNGHSSAETSPCPMKKKKKPGAVSSSKDQSELRHGPFYYVKQPALTTDPVDVVPQDGRNDFYCWLCHREGQVLCCELCPRVYHAKCLKLPAEPEGDWFCPECEKITVAECIETQSKAMMMLTIEQLSYLLKFALQKMKQPGDHPRLSSRSPHAASTQRKTFNWTEPFQKPVSLEQHPDYAEYIFHPMDLCTLEKNIKKKMYGCTEAFLADAKWILHNCIIYNGGNHKLTATAKVIVKICEHEMNEIEVCPECYLSACQKRDNWFCEPCSNPHPLVWAKLKGFPFWPAKALRDKDGQVDARFFGQHDRAWVPLNNCYLMSKEIPFSVKKTKSIFNSAMQEMEVYVENMRKKFGVFNYAPFRTPYTPDNNFQMLLDPSNPSSTPIKPEKQEKIKLSFDMTASPKIPLTRTMLSGVGGSTAGRRLPLSDMPRSPMSTNSSAHTGSDGEHDPADKSQTKAPNSQYSTGEESMDCTGSSLDSPKPFHSQAPGGSKQEKTPPTGSILNLNLDRSKAEMDLKELSETVQQKQGATPVLTSPKRQIKSRFQLNLDKTIESCKAQLGIEEISVDVYKGVEHSDSEDSDKSDSSDSEYASDEEQKTKDAWDSAPTDEAQKEPTKSKVKDQPSVSQDKDGKADSLVAAETAAGDATATASNASPKEKMSTDSEMESPEQTKAPPPSTGLREKAQVKEEAKQRAPVEDSDSERELVIDLGEEQGGKDRRRSRKDNATVKESSAGKPEGKALTSSTIPSQNSTAPSTPSSVSTQSPMAIPVTMVSFTTPSPATISLATVSSSTATPPSSSSSASTTPALKKQRPLLPRETVPVVQRAVVWNPTAKFQTSSQKWHMQKVQRQQQNQQPVATTQTQPSSPRQGQGQSLTQTQATGNGSTAGSSSSTQQSSQSTRYQTRQAVKAVQQKDTSTSAVTLVSSSPAAVAMIAASSLGTAATSSPVASDLYIPTASADAAADIAKYTNKIMDAIKGTMTEIYNDLSKSTSGNTIAEIRRLRIEIEKLQWLHQQELSEMKHNLELTMAEMRQSLEQERERLVTEVKKQMELEKQQSVDETKKKQWCANCRKEAIFYCCWNTSYCDYPCQQAHWPEHMKSCTQSATAPQQEPEAESTTDLPHKGLGQTSSGPNSLRDTPVSAPSDKDCDMEKSTDNVAVTLS
- the zmynd8 gene encoding protein kinase C-binding protein 1 isoform X10 — translated: MEISTRSKVSDTGSTERMTQKRKIPSPSRSSNGHSSAETSPCPMKKKKKPGAVSSSKDQDGRNDFYCWLCHREGQVLCCELCPRVYHAKCLKLPAEPEGDWFCPECEKITVAECIETQSKAMMMLTIEQLSYLLKFALQKMKQPGDHPRLSSRSPHAASTQRKTFNWTEPFQKPVSLEQHPDYAEYIFHPMDLCTLEKNIKKKMYGCTEAFLADAKWILHNCIIYNGGNHKLTATAKVIVKICEHEMNEIEVCPECYLSACQKRDNWFCEPCSNPHPLVWAKLKGFPFWPAKALRDKDGQVDARFFGQHDRAWVPLNNCYLMSKEIPFSVKKTKSIFNSAMQEMEVYVENMRKKFGVFNYAPFRTPYTPDNNFQMLLDPSNPSSTPIKPEKQEKIKLSFDMTASPKIPLTRTMLSGVGGSTAGRRLPLSDMPRSPMSTNSSAHTGSDGEHDPADKSQTKAPNSQYSTGEESMDCTASPAHPRPCPAGSSLDSPKPFHSQAPGGSKQEKTPPTGSILNLNLDRSKAEMDLKELSETVQQKQGATPVLTSPKRQIKSRFQLNLDKTIESCKAQLGIEEISVDVYKGVEHSDSEDSDKSDSSDSEYASDEEQKTKDAWDSAPTDEAQKEPTKSKVKDQPSVSQDKDGKADSLVAAETAAGDATATASNASPKEKMSTDSEMESPEQTKAPPPSTGLREKAQVKEEAKQRAPVEDSDSERELVIDLGEEQGGKDRRRSRKDNATVKESSAGKPEGKALTSSTIPSQNSTAPSTPSSVSTQSPMAIPVTMVSFTTPSPATISLATVSSSTATPPSSSSSASTTPALKKQRPLLPRETVPVVQRAVVWNPTAKFQTSSQKWHMQKVQRQQQNQQPVATTQTQPSSPRQGQGQSLTQTQATGNGSTAGSSSSTQQSSQSTRYQTRQAVKAVQQKDTSTSAVTLVSSSPAAVAMIAASSLGTAATSSPVASDLYIPTASADAAADIAKYTNKIMDAIKGTMTEIYNDLSKSTSGNTIAEIRRLRIEIEKLQWLHQQELSEMKHNLELTMAEMRQSLEQERERLVTEVKKQMELEKQQSVDETKKKQWCANCRKEAIFYCCWNTSYCDYPCQQAHWPEHMKSCTQSATAPQQEPEAESTTDLPHKGLGQTSSGPNSLRDTPVSAPSDKDCDMEKSTDNVAVTLS
- the zmynd8 gene encoding protein kinase C-binding protein 1 isoform X7, with the protein product MHPQSVAEEEETTEITTEVMEISTRSKVSDTGSTERMTQKRKIPSPSRSSNGHSSAETSPCPMKKKKKPGAVSSSKDQSELRHGPFYYVKQPALTTDPVDVVPQDGRNDFYCWLCHREGQVLCCELCPRVYHAKCLKLPAEPEGDWFCPECEKITVAECIETQSKAMMMLTIEQLSYLLKFALQKMKQPGTEPFQKPVSLEQHPDYAEYIFHPMDLCTLEKNIKKKMYGCTEAFLADAKWILHNCIIYNGGNHKLTATAKVIVKICEHEMNEIEVCPECYLSACQKRDNWFCEPCSNPHPLVWAKLKGFPFWPAKALRDKDGQVDARFFGQHDRAWVPLNNCYLMSKEIPFSVKKTKSIFNSAMQEMEVYVENMRKKFGVFNYAPFRTPYTPDNNFQMLLDPSNPSSTPIKPEKQEKIKLSFDMTASPKIPLTRTMLSGVGGSTAGRRLPLSDMPRSPMSTNSSAHTGSDGEHDPADKSQTKAPNSQYSTGEESMDCTASPAHPRPCPAGSSLDSPKPFHSQAPGGSKQEKTPPTGSILNLNLDRSKAEMDLKELSETVQQKQGATPVLTSPKRQIKSRFQLNLDKTIESCKAQLGIEEISVDVYKGVEHSDSEDSDKSDSSDSEYASDEEQKTKDAWDSAPTDEAQKEPTKSKVKDQPSVSQDKDGKADSLVAAETAAGDATATASNASPKEKMSTDSEMESPEQTKAPPPSTGLREKAQVKEEAKQRAPVEDSDSERELVIDLGEEQGGKDRRRSRKDNATVKESSAGKPEGKALTSSTIPSQNSTAPSTPSSVSTQSPMAIPVTMVSFTTPSPATISLATVSSSTATPPSSSSSASTTPALKKQRPLLPRETVPVVQRAVVWNPTAKFQTSSQKWHMQKVQRQQQNQQPVATTQTQPSSPRQGQGQSLTQTQATGNGSTAGSSSSTQQSSQSTRYQTRQAVKAVQQKDTSTSAVTLVSSSPAAVAMIAASSLGTAATSSPVASDLYIPTASADAAADIAKYTNKIMDAIKGTMTEIYNDLSKSTSGNTIAEIRRLRIEIEKLQWLHQQELSEMKHNLELTMAEMRQSLEQERERLVTEVKKQMELEKQQSVDETKKKQWCANCRKEAIFYCCWNTSYCDYPCQQAHWPEHMKSCTQSATAPQQEPEAESTTDLPHKGLGQTSSGPNSLRDTPVSAPSDKDCDMEKSTDNVAVTLS